Proteins encoded by one window of Culicoides brevitarsis isolate CSIRO-B50_1 chromosome 2, AGI_CSIRO_Cbre_v1, whole genome shotgun sequence:
- the LOC134831101 gene encoding uncharacterized protein LOC134831101 has protein sequence MGVVFLVCVPTSNYERVLLGGGFHAFPPSNDLFQPASANVRPISPNNFTTNIPGQDSNAILKLEVELRDKNLPPAAKRLGQKGQNYSPNPKRDIVTGLIPMEKVLDELLKKLEIEHVIWNGDKNGNYYQVIFPLESGIPCETTLHCLTELGIGVKLNSTVSVMPCSVSFEGNEHPEVDDDDMPTDNNLKWKAFVDSIKSKLTVKQVVDGVRAGGALSFDYLLLIVTADSLAALGLVENNAPNITAAMLVSPLMGPVMSITFGTIISDRELVKVGFISLALGMFISCLFGFIFGLILGTTEMPWGYGDFPTEEMRGRGNARSLWMGILWALTSGSGVAVALLQGSAGPLIGVAISASLLPPVVNCGLYWALACIWLIYPDKKMPHMKGEDYFGNSSYQMLYTNYIPTEFLISGIVSGLLTVINVICIFITAIMVLKIKEVAAPYISSPDLKRFWDTDIRVARKANQSTIRRKNTVKERQEDLAFDVQAKNLGGTLERALREALDDDTFRKVRRMSYSSNAAKGVRERLGIPEGTSDSSEVTAGKVPKSSSDLMLLDKLVSNLLENNDGKDNSGSSSSGGLRDSIINRFRPLSRSLRMGSKRSNVMPTILESNAGGNNPQRSSWGSQRGNPVVHNVLNTLRNAPQRFSHTSSSGGGTGKEENSSLTGNILD, from the exons atGGGAGTCGTTTTTTTGGTTTGCGTTCCAACGTCGAACTATGAAAGGGTCCTTTTGGGCGGAGGATTTCAtg CTTTTCCTCCTTCAAATGACCTTTTCCAACCCGCATCTGCTAATGTTCGCCCAATATCTCCGAATAATTTTACAACTAACATACCTGGGCAAGACTCGAATGCAATTTTAAAGCTCGAGGTCGAATtgagagacaaaaatttgccTCCCGCAGCCAAACGTTTGGGacaaaaaggacaaaattaTTCTCCAAATCCTAAAAGAGATATCGTAACTGGATTAATTCCAAtggaaaag gtcCTTGATGAACTCCTCAAAAAACTCGAAATCGAACACGTAATCTGGAATGGCGACAAAAACGGAAATTATTATCAAGTAATTTTCCCTTTGGAATCAGGAATTCCTTGCGAAACAACTTTACATTGCTTAACTGAACTCGGAATTGGAGTGAAATTGAACTCAACTGTTAGTGTGATGCCCTGTTCCGTAAGCTTTGAAGGAAACGAACATCCAgaagttgatgatgatga catgCCAACGGATAATAACCTAAAATGGAAAGCTTTTGTGGATTCAATTAAATCGAAATTGACTGTCAAACAAGTCGTTGATGGAGTTCGAGCTGGAGGCGCCTTGTCTTTTgattatttgttgttgatCGTAACTGCTGATTCTCTCGCTGCGCTTGGATTGGTAGAGAATAATGCGCCAAATATTACAGCTGCGATGTTGGTTAGTCCATTGATGGGACCTGTAATGTCAATTACTTTTGGAACGATCATTTCTGATAGGGAATTAGTT aaAGTTGGATTTATATCTTTGGCTCTCGGAATGTTCATCAGTTGTCTCTTTGGATTcatttttggattaattttggGAACTACGGAAATGCCATGGGGCTATGGAGACTTTCCAACtgag GAAATGCGCGGAAGAGGAAATGCTCGATCTCTGTGGATGGGTATCTTATGGGCGCTTACATCAGGCAGCGGCGTAGCTGTTGCTTTACTTCAAGGCTCTGCAGGTCCCTTAATTGGTGTTGCAATTTCCGCTTCTCTTCTCCCGCCAGTTGTCAATTGCGGCTTATATTGGGCTCTCGCATGCATTTGGCTCATTTATCCCGACAAAAAAATGCCTCATATGAAAGGCGAAGATTACTTCGGAAACAGTTCCTATCAAATGTTGTACACGAATTACATTCCCACGGAATTTCTCATCAGCGGAATTGTATCGGGACTTTTAACCGTAATTAACGTCATTTGTATTTTCATCACGGCAATTATGGTTTTGAAGATAAAGGAAGTTGCTGCTCCTTACATTTCATCGCCAGACTTGAAACGTTTTTGGGATACTGACATTCGGGTCGCACGTAAAGCCAACCAATCGACAATTCGTCGCAAGAACACCGTCAAAGAGCGACAAGAAGATCTCGCATTCGATGTTCAAGCGAAAAATCTCGGAGGAACACTTGAAAGGGCACTGCGAGAAGCTCTTGATGATGATACGTTTAGAAAAGTTCGTCGTATGAGTTATTCGAGCAATGCAGCGAAAGGCGTTCGTGAAAGACTCGGGATTCCCGAAGGAACTTCCGATTCGTCAGAAGTTACAGCGGGAAAAGTACCAAAATCCAGCTCAGATTTGATGTTATTGGACAAACTCGTTTCAAATCTTTTGGAAAACAACGACGGCAAAGACAATTCGGGATCTTCATCAAGCGGCGGACTTCGAGATTCGATCATTAATCGTTTCAGACCTCTTTCCAGATCTCTTCGAATGGGTTCGAAACGATCTAATGTCATGCCAACCATTTTGGAAAGCAACGCTGGAGGTAATAATCCGCAAAGAAGTTCATGGGGATCACAACGAGGAAATCCTGTCGTTCATAATGTCCTGAATACATTGAGAAACGCCCCCCAAAGATTCAGTCATACAAGTTCAAGCGGCGGCGGCACTGGAAAAGAAGAGAATTCAAGTTTAACGGGAAATATTCTCGATTAA